In a single window of the Diospyros lotus cultivar Yz01 chromosome 10, ASM1463336v1, whole genome shotgun sequence genome:
- the LOC127811948 gene encoding protein DMP2-like: protein MGDTTTTTPASSSSSGGSSSPTTEAAFSGLANIIKLLPTGTVLLFQFLNPVLTNNGQCSDSNKSVAAAVIALCGLSCFVSSFTDSYEGSDGRTHYGFVTLKGIRPSPAAESVDLSAYKIGFGDFVHAAFSVMVFAAVSLLDSNTVECFYPSFQSTQKSLVMALPPVIGAAASTLFAVFPNKRHGIGYASSSQQNSNKSSSAVGPNQNESTPDNNQSSV, encoded by the coding sequence atggGCGACACAACCACCACCACTCCAGCGTCTTCCTCAAGCTCCGGCGGCAGCAGCAGTCCCACGACTGAGGCGGCCTTCTCCGGCTTAGCCAACATCATCAAGCTTCTTCCCACCGGAACAGTTCTCCTGTTCCAGTTCCTCAACCCCGTCCTCACCAACAACGGCCAGTGCAGCGACTCCAACAAGTCCGTCGCTGCCGCCGTCATCGCCCTCTGCGGCCTCTCCTGCTTCGTCTCCTCCTTCACCGACAGCTACGAGGGCAGCGACGGCCGGACCCACTACGGCTTCGTCACCCTGAAGGGAATCAGGCCGTCGCCGGCCGCCGAGTCGGTGGACCTGTCGGCGTACAAGATTGGGTTCGGGGACTTTGTCCACGCCGCCTTCTCGGTGATGGTGTTTGCGGCAGTGTCGCTTCTGGATTCCAACACCGTGGAATGCTTTTATCCGTCTTTTCAGTCGACTCAGAAATCCCTGGTCATGGCTTTGCCGCCGGTGATAGGCGCCGCGGCCAGCACCTTGTTCGCTGTGTTTCCGAACAAGCGGCATGGGATTGGGTACGCTTCCTCGAGCCAACAGAATTCAAATAAATCTTCGTCGGCTGTTGGACCGAACCAGAATGAATCGACTCCAGATAACAATCAGTCTTCTGTCTGA